A stretch of Mycobacterium sp. ITM-2016-00316 DNA encodes these proteins:
- a CDS encoding peptide deformylase, translating into MAVVPIRIVGDPVLHTPTTPVPVAADGTLPAELAELIADMYDTMDAANGVGLAANQIGRTERVFVYDCAEDRGKTARRRGVIINPVLETSEVPETMPDPDDDDEGCLSVPGESFPTGRADWARVTGLDADGTEITLEGTGLFARMLQHETGHLDGFTYLDRLIGRHARAAKRMVKSNQWGVPGLSWLPGEDPDPFGH; encoded by the coding sequence GTGGCTGTCGTACCAATCCGCATTGTGGGAGATCCCGTCCTGCACACCCCGACCACTCCCGTGCCTGTCGCCGCCGACGGAACGCTACCGGCCGAACTGGCCGAGCTGATCGCCGACATGTACGACACCATGGACGCAGCAAACGGTGTCGGCCTGGCCGCCAACCAGATCGGGCGCACCGAGCGGGTGTTCGTCTACGACTGCGCCGAGGACCGCGGCAAGACCGCGCGCCGGCGCGGCGTGATCATCAACCCGGTGCTGGAGACCTCCGAGGTCCCCGAGACGATGCCCGACCCCGACGACGATGACGAGGGCTGCCTGTCGGTGCCCGGCGAATCCTTCCCGACGGGCCGCGCGGACTGGGCCCGGGTGACCGGCCTGGACGCCGATGGCACCGAGATCACCCTGGAGGGCACCGGCCTGTTCGCGCGGATGCTGCAGCACGAGACCGGCCACCTGGACGGGTTCACCTATCTGGACCGCCTGATCGGCAGGCACGCGCGCGCCGCCAAGCGAATGGTGAAGTCGAACCAGTGGGGGGTTCCGGGGTTGAGTTGGCTGCCCGGCGAGGACCCCGACCCGTTCGGCCACTAG
- a CDS encoding DUF3263 domain-containing protein yields the protein MDGAIARTGQSGDDSEPADGLTRREHDILAFERQWWKYAGSKEDAIKELFSMSATRYYQVLNALVDRPEALAADPMLVKRLRRVRASRQKAKAARRLGFDIT from the coding sequence ATGGATGGCGCCATCGCGCGGACCGGCCAATCCGGGGACGACTCCGAACCTGCGGACGGGCTGACCCGCCGCGAACACGACATCCTGGCGTTCGAACGCCAGTGGTGGAAGTACGCGGGATCCAAGGAAGACGCCATCAAGGAGCTCTTCTCCATGTCGGCGACTCGGTACTACCAGGTGCTCAACGCTTTGGTGGACCGTCCCGAGGCCCTGGCCGCGGACCCGATGCTGGTCAAGCGGCTGCGACGGGTGCGTGCGAGCCGGCAGAAGGCGAAGGCGGCCCGGCGGCTCGGCTTCGACATCACCTGA
- a CDS encoding LytR C-terminal domain-containing protein, with the protein MNQRDSSGLPLRAMVMVLLFLGVVFLLVALQYLGPDDDADGDAAVVSTTTSSATSSAEPSPEPDQARAEVRVFNISEVPGAAEGTATRLRDAEWNVTETGNLVLEGVPVTTVYFGEAPGEREAAEDVGRLLEAPVEPRRPELVEQPPGVIVVVTG; encoded by the coding sequence ATGAACCAGCGAGACTCTTCCGGGCTGCCTCTGCGCGCCATGGTCATGGTGCTGCTCTTTCTCGGCGTGGTGTTCCTGCTGGTTGCGCTCCAGTACCTGGGTCCCGACGACGATGCCGACGGCGATGCCGCCGTGGTGAGCACCACCACCAGCAGCGCCACCTCCAGCGCCGAACCCTCCCCGGAGCCCGACCAGGCCAGGGCCGAGGTCCGGGTGTTCAACATCTCCGAGGTGCCCGGCGCGGCCGAGGGGACGGCCACCCGCCTGCGCGATGCCGAGTGGAATGTCACCGAGACCGGGAACCTGGTTCTGGAGGGCGTACCGGTGACGACGGTGTACTTCGGTGAGGCACCGGGCGAGCGCGAGGCCGCCGAGGACGTCGGCAGGCTGCTGGAGGCGCCGGTCGAGCCGCGACGCCCCGAACTCGTCGAGCAACCACCGGGCGTCATCGTGGTGGTCACCGGCTAG
- the sodC gene encoding superoxide dismutase[Cu-Zn] yields the protein MPISATIRLLAAAAVIVPIAAACSPNEPVATEPGTTPPVWTGSPSPTPSGEAAQGSGATSGETLTASLAAADGTEVATATIEFTDGFATVTVETTTAGELTPGFHGLHIHQVGSCEGDFTSAGGHFQAEGHSGHPSSGDLSSLQVRSDGSAKLVTTTDAFTAEELLAGTKTAIVIHEKADNFGNIPAEKYQQVNGTPGPDQQTLSTGDAGGRVACGVISAE from the coding sequence ATGCCGATCTCAGCCACGATTCGCCTTCTCGCCGCTGCCGCCGTCATCGTCCCGATCGCTGCTGCGTGCTCGCCCAACGAGCCGGTCGCCACTGAGCCGGGCACCACTCCGCCGGTGTGGACCGGATCGCCGTCACCGACGCCGTCCGGCGAAGCCGCCCAGGGTTCCGGCGCGACCAGTGGCGAGACGCTGACCGCGAGCCTGGCGGCCGCGGACGGCACCGAGGTGGCCACCGCCACGATCGAATTCACCGACGGCTTCGCGACCGTGACCGTCGAGACCACCACCGCGGGCGAACTGACGCCGGGCTTCCACGGCCTGCACATCCATCAGGTCGGCTCGTGTGAGGGCGATTTCACCAGTGCCGGTGGGCACTTCCAGGCCGAGGGGCACTCCGGGCATCCCTCCAGCGGCGACCTCAGCTCGTTGCAGGTCCGCAGCGACGGCTCGGCCAAACTGGTGACCACCACCGACGCCTTCACCGCCGAGGAACTGCTCGCAGGGACCAAGACCGCGATCGTCATCCACGAGAAGGCCGACAACTTCGGAAACATCCCTGCCGAGAAGTACCAGCAGGTCAACGGCACCCCCGGTCCTGACCAGCAGACGCTGTCAACGGGTGACGCCGGCGGCCGGGTGGCCTGCGGTGTCATCTCCGCGGAGTAG
- a CDS encoding glutamate--cysteine ligase encodes MSSPRSSPSRIDFAGSPRPTVGVEWEFALVDAHTRDLSNEAAAVIAEIGETPHVHKELLRNTVEIVTGICETVPEAMTDLHDTLVPVRRIARERGMELFCAGTHPFAEWSTQQLTEGPRYAELIKRTQWWGRQMLIWGVHVHVGISSAHKVMPIITSLLNQYPHLLALSASSPYWDGDDTGYASNRAMMFQQLPTAGLPFQFQEWSQFEGFVHDQKKTGIIDHMNEIRWDIRPSPHLGTIEVRIFDGVSNIAELGALVALTHCLIVDLDRRLDAGEQLPTMPPWHVQENKWRAARYGLDAEIILDADSNERLVTDDLDDLLNRLEPVAVTLGCADELARVSGIYRGGGSYQRQRRVAEEHDGDLRAVVDALVGELEL; translated from the coding sequence GTGTCATCTCCGCGGAGTAGTCCCAGCCGAATCGATTTCGCCGGGTCACCCCGGCCGACGGTCGGTGTCGAATGGGAGTTCGCGCTGGTCGATGCGCACACCCGTGACCTGAGCAACGAGGCCGCCGCGGTGATCGCCGAGATCGGCGAAACCCCACATGTGCACAAGGAATTGCTGCGCAATACCGTCGAGATCGTCACCGGGATCTGCGAGACCGTCCCGGAGGCGATGACCGACCTGCACGACACCCTGGTCCCGGTGCGCCGCATCGCGCGGGAACGCGGGATGGAGCTGTTCTGCGCGGGCACGCACCCGTTCGCGGAGTGGTCCACCCAGCAGCTCACCGAGGGACCGCGCTACGCGGAGCTGATCAAGCGCACCCAGTGGTGGGGTCGGCAGATGCTGATCTGGGGTGTGCACGTGCACGTCGGAATCTCCTCGGCGCACAAGGTGATGCCCATCATCACCTCGCTGCTCAACCAGTACCCGCATCTGCTCGCACTGTCGGCGTCATCGCCGTACTGGGACGGCGACGACACCGGCTACGCCAGCAACCGGGCGATGATGTTCCAGCAGCTGCCCACTGCGGGACTGCCGTTCCAATTCCAGGAGTGGTCGCAGTTCGAAGGCTTCGTTCACGACCAGAAGAAGACCGGCATCATCGACCACATGAACGAAATCCGCTGGGATATCCGGCCTTCGCCTCATCTGGGAACCATCGAGGTGCGGATCTTCGACGGGGTGTCCAATATCGCCGAACTCGGCGCCCTGGTCGCGCTGACCCATTGCCTGATCGTCGACCTGGACCGCCGGCTCGACGCCGGCGAGCAGCTGCCGACCATGCCGCCCTGGCATGTACAGGAGAACAAGTGGCGCGCAGCGCGTTACGGACTGGACGCGGAGATCATCCTGGATGCCGACAGCAACGAGCGTCTGGTCACCGACGATCTCGATGACCTGTTGAACCGGCTCGAGCCGGTGGCGGTGACGCTGGGCTGCGCCGACGAATTGGCGCGGGTGTCCGGGATCTACCGGGGCGGTGGGTCCTATCAGCGGCAGCGCCGGGTGGCCGAGGAACACGACGGTGATCTGCGCGCCGTCGTCGACGCGCTGGTCGGGGAGCTGGAACTATGA
- a CDS encoding LON peptidase substrate-binding domain-containing protein has protein sequence MFPLEMAMLPGEELPLRIFEPRYTAMISDCLAGDPVFGVVMIAAGREVGGGDVRSDVGVLARIVEHAELGDGLYRLRCMLGERIRVTEWLDDAPYPRATTMPWPDEAGPSVSGADIATIEDTVMELFERIAESRNATLPPREYLLGGPEPGQEAGDRLYALAARIPIGQADRYAVLAAPGARARLEALSEAVETVAAMVEFQLSE, from the coding sequence ATGTTTCCGCTGGAGATGGCGATGCTTCCCGGTGAGGAGCTGCCGTTGCGGATCTTCGAGCCGCGTTACACCGCAATGATTTCCGACTGCCTGGCCGGCGATCCGGTGTTCGGCGTGGTGATGATCGCGGCGGGCCGCGAAGTCGGTGGCGGTGATGTGCGCAGCGACGTCGGGGTGCTGGCCCGGATCGTCGAGCATGCCGAACTGGGGGACGGACTGTATCGGTTGCGCTGCATGCTCGGCGAGCGGATCAGGGTGACCGAGTGGCTCGACGATGCGCCCTACCCGCGGGCAACGACGATGCCGTGGCCCGATGAGGCGGGCCCGTCGGTGTCCGGGGCGGATATCGCCACCATCGAGGACACCGTGATGGAACTGTTCGAGCGGATCGCCGAGTCACGCAATGCGACTCTGCCGCCGCGAGAGTATCTGCTGGGCGGACCCGAACCCGGCCAGGAGGCCGGAGATCGGCTGTACGCGTTGGCTGCTCGCATCCCGATCGGCCAGGCCGACCGCTACGCCGTGCTGGCAGCGCCGGGTGCGCGGGCACGACTGGAGGCGCTGAGCGAGGCCGTGGAGACCGTCGCGGCGATGGTGGAGTTCCAGCTCTCGGAGTGA
- the mnhG gene encoding monovalent cation/H(+) antiporter subunit G yields the protein MTAVDIITAVLVLSGSTLALTAAIGVVRFPDTLSRMHAASKPQVLGLLLVLAGAAVRLSGHPDVGMIILAGLFTIFTAPVVANRVGQLAYREQNVRENIVADDLLHNPYPDPQ from the coding sequence ATGACCGCCGTCGACATCATCACCGCGGTACTCGTGCTGAGCGGTTCTACGTTGGCACTGACCGCGGCCATCGGGGTGGTGCGCTTCCCCGACACGTTGTCCCGCATGCACGCTGCAAGTAAGCCGCAGGTGCTGGGACTGCTGCTGGTGCTGGCCGGGGCCGCGGTCCGGCTCAGCGGCCATCCCGATGTCGGCATGATCATCCTGGCCGGGCTGTTCACCATCTTCACGGCACCGGTGGTCGCCAACCGCGTCGGCCAGCTGGCCTATCGAGAACAGAATGTCCGCGAGAACATCGTCGCCGACGATCTGTTGCACAACCCGTACCCCGACCCGCAGTAG
- a CDS encoding monovalent cation/H+ antiporter complex subunit F: MHLVWITAAVMLSAAAAITMYRLLAGPSTLDRLVALDAFVAVSMCGIGTWAAFSLDSTVTYTLTALALISFVGSVSVARFRVPDRENNDRSAR, encoded by the coding sequence ATGCACCTGGTGTGGATCACCGCGGCGGTGATGCTGTCGGCCGCCGCCGCCATCACGATGTACCGGCTGCTGGCCGGGCCCAGCACCCTCGATCGGCTGGTGGCCCTCGATGCCTTCGTGGCGGTGTCGATGTGCGGGATCGGGACCTGGGCGGCGTTCAGCCTGGACAGCACCGTCACCTACACGCTGACCGCGCTGGCGCTGATCAGTTTCGTCGGTTCGGTGAGCGTGGCCCGGTTCCGGGTGCCCGACCGTGAGAACAACGATCGGAGTGCCCGATGA
- a CDS encoding Na+/H+ antiporter subunit E yields MRKATLRIWTLCWLTLVWILLWGTFSAANIASGLMVALVITLLLPLPRVPVEGRVRPLALVRLILYVSAQLVVSSFQVAWLAIRPGPPPATAVLRAHLPVKSDLVLALAAGVLTLIPGSVVLEIDQKRRLLYLHVLDVGSDENVERFYRQVKTVERLMVAAFERDADWRPSAEKEDV; encoded by the coding sequence ATGAGGAAAGCCACGCTACGAATCTGGACACTGTGCTGGCTGACGCTGGTGTGGATCCTGCTGTGGGGCACGTTTTCAGCCGCCAACATCGCTTCCGGTCTGATGGTCGCGTTGGTGATCACGCTGCTGCTGCCGCTGCCCCGGGTGCCGGTCGAGGGCAGGGTCCGCCCGTTGGCGCTGGTGCGGCTGATCCTCTATGTCTCGGCCCAGCTGGTGGTGTCGTCGTTCCAGGTGGCCTGGCTGGCCATCAGGCCGGGGCCGCCACCGGCCACCGCGGTGCTGCGCGCGCACCTTCCGGTCAAGTCCGATCTGGTGCTGGCGCTGGCGGCCGGCGTGTTGACCCTGATTCCGGGATCGGTGGTGCTGGAGATCGACCAGAAGCGCCGACTCCTCTACCTGCACGTGCTCGACGTGGGATCCGACGAGAACGTCGAGCGGTTCTACCGCCAGGTCAAAACGGTGGAACGACTGATGGTGGCCGCGTTCGAGCGCGACGCCGACTGGCGACCATCGGCCGAGAAGGAGGACGTCTGA
- a CDS encoding Na+/H+ antiporter subunit D: MTLASILTPLPVLIPTIAAAITMVAGRSPRLQQLISLTALTAVVAVCAALLYLVDRDGTVAVQVGGWGQSEPGMGPLGITLVADRLSVMMLVVSSIVLLAVVFYAIGQGISDGDERQPVSIFQPTYLILSAGVCTAFLAGDLFNLFVGFEVLLAASFVLLTIGGSAERVRAGISYVMVSMVSSLIFLIGIAMVYAATGTLNMAEVAVRLADVPDGTRTALFAVLLVAFGIKAAVFPLSAWLPDSYPTAPAPVTAVFAGLLTKVGVYAIIRTHSLLFPGGRLDDVLMVAALLTMVVGILGAIAQNDIKRLLSFTLVSHIGYMIFGIALGNSLGMSGAVYYVAHHIVVQTTLFLVVGLIERQAGASTLQRLGGLAAASPILAFVFVIPALNLGGIPPFSGFIGKVALLEAGSEVGSALAWVLVGGAVVTSLLTLYAVTRVWTKAFWRARADAPEGDLSNTVPAALIDDDDDIAFADRNDVGRMPVGMLLPTGALIAVGLALTVFAGPIYHYSERTAAEILDRGQYISAVLQP, encoded by the coding sequence ATGACCCTCGCCTCGATCCTCACCCCCCTGCCCGTGCTCATCCCGACCATCGCGGCGGCCATCACCATGGTCGCCGGCCGCAGTCCACGTCTGCAGCAACTGATCTCGCTGACCGCGCTGACCGCCGTGGTGGCGGTATGCGCGGCGCTGCTCTACCTGGTGGACCGCGACGGCACGGTCGCCGTCCAGGTCGGCGGTTGGGGCCAGAGTGAACCCGGGATGGGCCCGCTCGGCATCACGCTGGTGGCCGACCGACTGTCGGTGATGATGCTGGTCGTCTCCTCGATCGTGCTGTTGGCGGTGGTCTTCTACGCCATCGGGCAGGGCATCAGCGATGGCGATGAGCGCCAACCGGTCTCGATCTTCCAGCCCACCTACCTCATCCTGTCCGCGGGTGTGTGCACCGCGTTCCTGGCGGGCGACCTGTTCAACCTGTTCGTCGGTTTCGAGGTGCTGCTCGCCGCCAGCTTCGTCCTGCTGACCATCGGCGGCAGCGCCGAACGGGTCCGGGCCGGCATCTCCTACGTGATGGTGTCGATGGTGTCGTCACTGATCTTCCTGATCGGTATCGCCATGGTGTACGCGGCGACCGGGACCCTCAACATGGCCGAGGTGGCAGTGCGCCTCGCCGACGTACCCGACGGCACCCGCACGGCGTTGTTCGCGGTGCTGCTGGTCGCGTTCGGCATCAAGGCCGCGGTATTTCCGCTGTCGGCCTGGCTGCCGGACTCCTACCCGACCGCGCCCGCGCCGGTGACGGCCGTGTTCGCCGGCCTGTTGACCAAGGTCGGTGTGTACGCGATCATCCGCACTCACTCACTGCTGTTCCCGGGCGGCCGACTCGATGACGTGTTGATGGTGGCGGCACTGCTGACCATGGTGGTCGGCATCCTCGGTGCCATCGCGCAGAACGACATCAAACGGCTGCTGTCCTTCACCCTGGTCAGCCACATCGGCTACATGATCTTCGGTATCGCGCTGGGCAACAGTCTCGGCATGTCCGGCGCCGTCTACTACGTGGCGCACCACATCGTCGTGCAGACCACCCTGTTCCTGGTGGTGGGTCTGATCGAACGACAGGCCGGGGCGTCGACGTTGCAACGCCTCGGCGGACTGGCCGCCGCCAGCCCGATACTGGCGTTCGTGTTCGTCATCCCGGCGCTGAATCTGGGCGGTATACCACCGTTCTCAGGTTTCATCGGCAAGGTCGCGCTCCTCGAAGCCGGCTCCGAGGTCGGGTCCGCGCTGGCCTGGGTGCTGGTCGGTGGCGCCGTCGTCACCAGTCTGCTCACCCTGTACGCGGTGACCCGGGTATGGACGAAGGCGTTCTGGCGGGCCCGCGCGGACGCCCCGGAGGGCGATCTGTCCAACACCGTACCCGCGGCACTGATCGACGATGACGACGATATCGCCTTCGCGGATCGCAACGATGTCGGCCGGATGCCGGTCGGGATGCTGCTGCCCACCGGGGCGCTGATCGCGGTGGGTCTGGCGCTGACGGTGTTCGCCGGGCCGATATACCACTACAGCGAGCGGACGGCCGCGGAGATACTCGATCGCGGTCAGTACATCTCGGCGGTGTTGCAGCCATGA
- a CDS encoding Na(+)/H(+) antiporter subunit C has translation MITYIVPLVLIGGLTSAGVYLLLERTLTRMLLGLLLIGNAVNLLLLNVGGPAGNPPVYGRTSNGAQTDADPLAQGMILTAIVIAMGIASFVLALAYRSYQLTTLEEVGNDPEDTRVAERADDDVVDRDIPDVVPSRDTDAPDELDALPGAEGSR, from the coding sequence ATGATCACCTACATCGTTCCCCTCGTCCTGATCGGTGGCCTCACCAGCGCCGGGGTCTACCTATTACTGGAACGCACCCTGACCCGGATGTTGTTGGGGCTGTTGCTCATCGGCAACGCCGTCAACCTGCTGCTGCTCAATGTCGGTGGCCCGGCCGGCAACCCGCCGGTATACGGCCGCACCAGCAACGGCGCGCAGACCGATGCCGACCCGTTGGCCCAGGGCATGATCCTGACCGCCATCGTGATCGCGATGGGCATCGCCTCCTTCGTGCTGGCGCTGGCCTACCGGTCCTATCAGCTGACCACTCTCGAAGAGGTCGGCAACGATCCCGAGGACACCAGGGTGGCCGAGCGCGCCGACGACGATGTCGTCGACCGCGACATCCCGGATGTGGTGCCCTCACGCGATACCGACGCACCCGACGAACTCGACGCGCTGCCGGGTGCGGAGGGCTCACGCTGA
- a CDS encoding Na+/H+ antiporter subunit A, which translates to MLAVLLAHAVATAMAPLLVARWGRLAFYPLALVPLGSLIWVGMNWPSDSHTPTVHIPWVPELSMDITLRFDSLAAIMSVLVLAIGALVLFYCAEYFHHHEGRIEKRLPSFAAELVAFSGAMFGLVVSDNMLLLYVFWETTTVLSFLLVGHYAERATSRRAATQALLVTTFGGLAMLVGIIILGNLSGTYLLSELIAAPPTGTAATIGIALILVGALSKSAIVPLHFWLPGAMAAPTPVSAYLHAAAMVKAGVYLVARMTPGFADTPLWRPMVVGLGLLTMLMAGWRAVREYDLKLILAFGTVSQLGLITIMVGAGGPDMMLAGLAMLCAHAMFKAALFMVVGVIDHATGTRDIRKLAGLGRRHRPLLIIALGATASMAALPPFFGFVAKEADLETVLHSPALAAAAPFVLAGIVIGSVFTTIYSLRFLWGAFADKGQTAPSVRVTEMHRPSVNFLLPPAILAAAGLVFGLWPAGVDAVLDDYAATIPGPSDYYLALWHGFGIPLLLSVLILGAGTLVFFGRNRLPRRKTRYTPLGNADRIYDEVMRGLDLLAVRLTAQTQRGSLPATQSVILCTLVLLPVAALVLGARNRPELALWDSPLQVVVGLVILAAAVGATVMRNRLAAVLLVGVTGYGCGAIFAFHGAPDLALTQFLVETLLLVIFVLVLRTLPAEADRSNVNRSRLPRAVLSLAVGAAVTTLAVFAMAARNTRPIAELLPEAAYYRGHGANTVNVLLVDIRAWDTMGEISVLVVAATGVASMVFRNRRFGSAPRVPEAKRSAIGQPDIGLAGAYSPAAGDVTWLRGSELRDPRHRSLVLEVATRIIFPLIMVLSAYLFFTGHNTPGGGFAGGLTAGLALVLRYLAGGRYELGETLPLDAGKVLGAGLALAAGTAVTSLLLGAPVLSSAVLHIDIPVLGPIKLVTALFFDLGVYLIVVGLVLDILRSLGARVDVEMAR; encoded by the coding sequence GTGCTCGCCGTTCTCCTCGCCCATGCGGTCGCCACCGCGATGGCACCCCTTCTGGTCGCCAGATGGGGCCGTTTGGCGTTCTATCCGTTGGCCCTGGTTCCGCTCGGATCGCTGATATGGGTCGGGATGAACTGGCCCAGCGACAGCCACACCCCGACCGTTCACATCCCGTGGGTGCCGGAACTGTCCATGGACATCACGCTGCGCTTCGATTCGCTGGCCGCGATCATGAGCGTGCTGGTGCTGGCCATCGGCGCACTCGTGCTGTTCTATTGCGCCGAGTACTTCCACCACCACGAGGGCCGCATCGAGAAGCGGCTGCCCAGCTTCGCCGCCGAGCTCGTCGCCTTCTCCGGCGCGATGTTCGGTCTGGTCGTCAGCGACAACATGCTGTTGCTCTACGTCTTCTGGGAAACCACCACGGTGCTGTCGTTCCTGCTGGTGGGCCACTACGCCGAACGCGCCACCAGCCGCCGCGCCGCCACCCAGGCGCTGCTGGTGACGACCTTCGGCGGGTTGGCGATGCTGGTCGGCATCATCATCCTCGGCAACCTCTCGGGCACCTATCTGCTCTCCGAGCTGATCGCCGCGCCACCGACCGGGACGGCCGCCACCATCGGCATCGCTCTCATCCTGGTCGGCGCGCTGTCCAAGTCGGCCATCGTGCCGCTGCACTTCTGGCTGCCCGGCGCGATGGCCGCGCCCACCCCGGTCAGCGCCTACCTGCACGCCGCCGCCATGGTGAAGGCCGGCGTCTACCTGGTCGCCCGCATGACACCCGGGTTCGCCGACACCCCGCTGTGGAGACCGATGGTGGTGGGGCTGGGCCTGCTCACCATGCTGATGGCGGGCTGGCGTGCGGTCCGCGAATACGACCTCAAACTCATCCTGGCGTTCGGCACGGTCAGCCAGCTCGGTCTGATCACCATCATGGTCGGCGCCGGCGGACCCGACATGATGCTGGCCGGCCTCGCCATGCTCTGCGCGCACGCCATGTTCAAGGCCGCACTGTTCATGGTGGTCGGGGTGATCGACCACGCCACCGGCACCCGCGACATCCGCAAACTCGCCGGTCTCGGCCGACGGCACCGCCCACTGCTGATCATCGCCCTCGGCGCCACGGCGAGCATGGCCGCGTTGCCACCGTTCTTTGGATTCGTCGCCAAAGAGGCCGATCTGGAGACCGTGCTGCACAGCCCTGCACTGGCGGCCGCCGCTCCGTTCGTGTTGGCCGGCATCGTCATCGGCTCGGTCTTCACCACCATCTACAGCCTGCGTTTCCTGTGGGGAGCCTTTGCCGACAAGGGCCAGACCGCACCCAGTGTCCGCGTCACCGAGATGCACCGCCCATCGGTGAACTTCCTGCTGCCGCCGGCCATCCTGGCGGCTGCGGGTCTGGTGTTCGGCCTCTGGCCGGCCGGGGTGGATGCGGTGCTCGACGACTATGCCGCGACGATCCCCGGGCCGTCGGACTATTACCTCGCGCTGTGGCACGGGTTCGGCATTCCGCTGCTGCTGTCGGTGCTCATCCTCGGGGCGGGCACGTTGGTGTTCTTCGGCCGTAACCGCTTGCCCCGACGCAAGACCCGCTACACCCCGCTGGGCAACGCCGACCGGATCTACGACGAGGTGATGCGCGGCCTTGACCTGCTGGCGGTGCGGTTGACGGCGCAGACCCAGCGGGGTTCGCTGCCCGCCACCCAATCGGTGATCCTGTGCACGCTGGTGCTGCTGCCGGTCGCCGCGCTCGTGCTGGGGGCCCGCAACCGGCCGGAACTGGCCCTGTGGGATTCACCGCTGCAGGTGGTCGTCGGTCTGGTGATCCTGGCCGCCGCCGTGGGCGCCACGGTGATGCGCAACCGGCTGGCCGCCGTCCTGCTGGTCGGCGTCACCGGCTACGGCTGCGGCGCCATCTTCGCCTTCCACGGTGCCCCCGATCTGGCGCTGACCCAGTTCCTGGTCGAGACCCTGCTGCTGGTGATTTTCGTGCTGGTGCTGCGGACGCTGCCCGCCGAGGCCGACCGTTCGAACGTCAACCGCAGCCGACTCCCCCGAGCCGTGCTGTCGCTGGCGGTCGGCGCCGCCGTCACCACCCTGGCGGTCTTCGCGATGGCCGCCCGCAACACCCGCCCGATCGCCGAGTTGCTGCCCGAGGCCGCCTACTACCGCGGGCACGGCGCCAACACCGTCAACGTCCTGTTGGTCGATATCCGCGCCTGGGACACCATGGGCGAGATCTCGGTACTGGTGGTCGCCGCGACGGGTGTGGCCTCGATGGTGTTCCGCAACAGGCGTTTCGGCTCGGCTCCCCGAGTGCCCGAGGCCAAACGGAGTGCAATCGGCCAGCCCGACATCGGCCTCGCGGGCGCCTACAGCCCGGCGGCCGGCGATGTCACCTGGCTGCGCGGCAGTGAACTGCGCGACCCGCGGCACCGCTCGCTGGTGCTCGAGGTGGCCACCCGCATCATCTTCCCGCTCATCATGGTGCTCTCGGCGTACCTGTTCTTCACCGGCCACAACACGCCCGGTGGTGGTTTCGCCGGCGGGCTGACCGCCGGGCTCGCACTGGTGCTGAGGTACCTCGCCGGTGGCCGCTACGAACTCGGCGAGACGCTCCCGCTGGACGCCGGAAAGGTGCTGGGCGCCGGTCTGGCGCTCGCCGCAGGAACCGCGGTGACCTCGCTGCTGCTCGGCGCTCCGGTACTGTCCTCGGCGGTACTTCACATCGACATACCGGTGCTCGGCCCGATCAAGCTCGTCACCGCACTGTTCTTCGACCTCGGCGTGTACCTCATCGTGGTCGGTCTGGTTCTCGACATCCTGCGCAGCCTGGGTGCCCGCGTCGATGTGGAGATGGCGCGATGA
- a CDS encoding DUF1707 domain-containing protein has product MSDIRAGDRERERTATDLGQALAQGYLPMAEYEDRLGRAFAAHSAGELDALVADLPVGRLRHNDPRRRAAQIAAARLSVRIHVAAYLAGALLMLGIWLAVGLGGGGWYFWPVWPILGWGIGVISHAIPIMAHVRS; this is encoded by the coding sequence ATGTCCGATATCCGCGCCGGGGACCGCGAGCGAGAACGGACCGCCACCGATCTGGGACAGGCCCTGGCCCAGGGCTACCTCCCCATGGCGGAGTACGAGGACCGGCTGGGCCGGGCGTTCGCCGCGCACAGCGCCGGCGAACTGGACGCCCTGGTCGCCGATCTCCCGGTGGGTCGGCTGCGCCACAACGACCCCCGCCGGCGCGCCGCACAGATCGCGGCCGCCCGGCTCAGCGTGCGCATCCACGTCGCCGCCTACCTCGCCGGCGCGCTGCTCATGCTCGGCATCTGGCTGGCCGTCGGTCTCGGTGGCGGCGGCTGGTACTTCTGGCCGGTGTGGCCGATCCTGGGCTGGGGCATCGGCGTCATTTCGCACGCCATTCCGATCATGGCTCACGTCAGGTCGTAA